In a single window of the Halobaculum lipolyticum genome:
- a CDS encoding universal stress protein: MKVLLGIGGSEDSLRALEDTVERARAAGDDLTVAVVENPRSERTPEEVDERVRSVLTDAGLDADVRRVEGDAGSRIVAIAEDEGFDMIALGGGETSPMGKINLGSIAQFVLLNSHVSVKLVR; this comes from the coding sequence ATGAAGGTACTGCTGGGCATCGGCGGGAGCGAGGACTCCCTCCGGGCGCTGGAGGACACCGTCGAGCGGGCGCGGGCCGCCGGCGACGACCTCACCGTCGCGGTCGTGGAGAACCCCCGCTCCGAGCGCACGCCCGAGGAAGTCGACGAGCGCGTCCGCTCGGTGTTGACCGACGCCGGACTCGACGCCGACGTCCGCCGCGTCGAGGGCGACGCGGGCAGTCGGATCGTCGCCATCGCCGAGGACGAGGGGTTCGACATGATCGCCCTCGGCGGCGGCGAGACCAGCCCGATGGGGAAGATCAACCTCGGCAGCATCGCCCAGTTCGTCCTGTTGAACTCCCACGTCTCGGTGAAACTGGTGCGATGA
- a CDS encoding GNAT family N-acetyltransferase, which yields MSGDRIYPDDRAGPFDPPPLTFADRDGRDIEIRPYPPDAEGEEGEAEFEALVSMYTDFDPADRAQGIPPSREADVRSWLETILGGEGFNVVAWDGDAVAGHATLVRDGEAYELAIFVLQAYQGAGIGTRLMEALLGYGAANGVEKVWLTVERWNRAAVGLYKKVGFETSDAESFELEMTARLADPE from the coding sequence ATGAGCGGCGACCGCATCTACCCGGACGACCGCGCCGGCCCGTTCGACCCGCCCCCGCTGACGTTCGCCGACCGCGACGGCCGCGACATCGAGATCCGGCCGTACCCGCCGGACGCGGAGGGCGAGGAGGGGGAAGCCGAGTTCGAGGCGCTCGTGTCGATGTACACCGACTTCGACCCCGCCGACCGCGCACAGGGGATCCCCCCGAGCCGCGAGGCCGACGTGCGCTCGTGGCTGGAGACGATCCTCGGCGGCGAGGGGTTCAACGTCGTCGCGTGGGACGGCGACGCGGTCGCGGGCCACGCCACGCTCGTCCGCGACGGCGAGGCGTACGAACTCGCCATCTTCGTGCTCCAGGCGTACCAGGGCGCCGGCATCGGCACGCGTCTCATGGAGGCGCTGTTGGGGTACGGCGCCGCCAACGGCGTCGAGAAGGTGTGGCTCACGGTCGAGCGGTGGAACCGCGCGGCCGTCGGCCTGTACAAGAAGGTAGGGTTCGAGACGAGCGACGCCGAGTCGTTCGAGTTGGAGATGACGGCGCGGTTGGCGGATCCGGAGTAG
- a CDS encoding universal stress protein — MSLTVDRVLVPVDGSDESLEAVEYAVAVADAYGAAVHAVYVLGEEVVRAIEEDAVDESEVAEDTEAFTDSVRAVADAADVPVSSSIAYGFSTQRKTTHPGSVVLDTADEVDADFLVIPREPLTGEPGEVLEKAAEYVLLYASQPVLSV, encoded by the coding sequence ATGAGCCTGACCGTCGACCGCGTACTGGTCCCCGTGGACGGGAGCGACGAGTCGCTGGAGGCGGTGGAGTACGCCGTCGCCGTCGCCGACGCCTACGGCGCCGCGGTCCACGCGGTGTACGTGCTCGGCGAGGAGGTCGTCCGCGCCATCGAGGAGGACGCCGTCGACGAGTCGGAGGTCGCCGAGGACACCGAGGCGTTCACCGACAGCGTGCGGGCGGTCGCCGACGCCGCGGACGTCCCCGTCTCCAGTTCCATCGCCTACGGCTTCTCGACGCAGCGGAAGACGACCCACCCCGGCTCGGTCGTGCTCGACACCGCCGACGAGGTCGACGCCGACTTCCTCGTCATCCCGCGTGAACCGCTCACGGGCGAACCCGGCGAGGTGCTGGAGAAGGCCGCCGAGTACGTGTTGCTGTACGCGAGCCAGCCGGTGCTGTCCGTCTGA